Proteins encoded together in one Candidatus Neomarinimicrobiota bacterium window:
- a CDS encoding DMT family transporter: protein MKKYSPALAVILAAILWSFDGFLRQNLFSLPAFLIVSLEHVIGAILFLPLLIRGWKEVTSLAQRGWISVLWISICGGVLGTFFYTKALSYVNYIDLSVVVLLQKFQPIFAIALAGVILKEKITSKFLILAVTALVGGYLVTFGTSSMSEWDDKTIIAALLALLAAFSWGSSTVLGKHALKRLSFTTVTSLRLTITGAVTMLALISMGQYEAIGDMNFSHWKYIILIVVSTGSLALFFYYYGLNHLPASHVTLYELFWPLSAVGMDWFIRGNMMSTAQWFGAALLLGSIVLLTREDSLGQTQPQ, encoded by the coding sequence ATGAAAAAGTACTCCCCCGCACTTGCTGTAATTTTGGCCGCCATACTTTGGAGCTTTGACGGATTCCTCCGGCAAAACCTATTTTCTCTTCCTGCTTTCCTAATTGTTTCTTTAGAGCATGTGATAGGCGCAATCCTATTTTTACCCCTTTTAATTCGTGGTTGGAAAGAGGTGACATCATTAGCCCAGCGGGGATGGATATCTGTGTTGTGGATTAGCATCTGCGGTGGGGTTTTGGGCACATTCTTCTACACCAAAGCCTTGAGTTATGTGAATTATATTGATCTTTCAGTAGTTGTCCTCCTGCAAAAATTTCAACCGATATTTGCCATTGCTCTAGCTGGTGTCATCCTGAAAGAGAAAATCACATCCAAGTTTTTGATCTTAGCAGTTACGGCCCTTGTGGGCGGATATCTGGTTACTTTTGGCACAAGTTCTATGAGTGAGTGGGATGATAAAACAATCATCGCAGCCCTGTTGGCGCTGCTAGCAGCTTTCAGTTGGGGCAGTTCAACCGTATTAGGGAAGCATGCCCTTAAACGATTATCCTTCACAACCGTCACGTCCCTGCGCCTCACAATCACTGGGGCCGTTACCATGCTGGCCCTTATTTCTATGGGGCAATATGAAGCAATCGGTGATATGAATTTTTCCCACTGGAAATACATAATCCTTATTGTTGTGAGTACCGGCTCATTGGCCCTCTTCTTTTATTATTACGGACTCAACCATTTGCCCGCATCCCACGTGACGCTTTATGAATTATTCTGGCCATTGTCAGCCGTTGGCATGGATTGGTTTATCCGTGGCAATATGATGTCAACCGCGCAATGGTTTGGAGCAGCATTACTTTTAGGCTCAATTGTTTTACTCACACGG
- the uvrA gene encoding excinuclease ABC subunit UvrA → MTKPADKIIIKGARQHNLKNIDVEIGRNQLVVITGLSGSGKSSLAFDTIYAEGQRRYVESLSSYARQFLGLMEKPDMDYIEGLSPAISIEQKATARNPRSTVGTVTEIHDYLRLLYAHIGKPHCWICDRPIQRQTVQQIVDTIVKFGDGARIYILAPVVRGRKGQHKGVFEEVRKEGFLRVRVDGIIHTIDEKLKLEKNKKHSIEVVVDRLVLEGDFKERLTESVELSLKIGSGLTVVHELPKTDHLFSEHFACPHCEVSMEELSPRMFSFNSPYGACPHCDGLGSHMEIDPELVVPDKTKSLIQGAITPLGEQPRGNWYGSILKSLSHHYKFNFTTPWCKLDRGIREMLLNGSGSTKLKMEYSSERWSGTYTGGWEGTIPNLMRRYKQTKSNHIRDWIEQFMRMRPCPKCNGSRLKEESRAVTIGNISLGELSAYSIKNTKEIFGSLELGKTDALIAHQILKEVQERLSFLIDVGLDYLTLDRSAATLSGGEAQRIRLATQIGSQLVGVLYILDEPSIGLHPRDNGRLLNSLKKLRDLGNSIIVVEHDKETMESADQLIDLGPGAGEHGGEVIFSGPPQKILTAKKSVTGQYLSGKKAIPVPQERRKGNGKQLTVVGATGNNLKNIEVSFPLGKMIVVTGVSGSGKSTLLNETVFSVLSKELNGARAYPLPHESVKGLEYLDKVIEIDQKPIGRTPRSNPATYTGVFTFIRDLFAQLPESKIRGYKPGRFSFNVKGGRCESCEGDGIIKIEMNFLPDVYVTCEVCKGARYNRETLEIKYKGKNIADVLSLSVEEATDFFKNIPQVMRKLVTLNDVGLGYIRLGQQATTLSGGEAQRIKLATELSRASKDRTFYILDEPTTGLHFEDVNLLLAVLQRLVDNGHTVVVIEHNLDVIKCADWIVDLGPEGGEEGGKLIFSGTPEELARHKGSYTGSFLKNTLNGKLSKA, encoded by the coding sequence ATGACAAAGCCAGCCGATAAAATTATCATTAAAGGTGCTCGCCAGCACAACCTCAAAAATATTGATGTTGAAATTGGTCGCAATCAATTGGTTGTGATTACCGGACTTTCCGGCTCCGGAAAATCTTCTTTAGCTTTCGATACGATTTACGCTGAAGGCCAGCGGCGCTATGTAGAGTCCCTATCCTCTTATGCCCGCCAGTTTTTGGGACTCATGGAAAAACCGGATATGGATTATATTGAAGGACTATCCCCTGCTATTTCTATAGAGCAGAAAGCTACGGCACGGAATCCAAGATCAACGGTTGGAACTGTAACAGAAATTCACGATTACCTACGTCTCCTTTACGCCCATATTGGTAAGCCCCATTGTTGGATTTGCGACCGGCCAATCCAGCGCCAGACAGTACAGCAGATAGTGGATACCATCGTCAAATTTGGCGATGGGGCACGAATCTATATTTTAGCGCCGGTGGTCCGTGGGCGCAAAGGTCAGCATAAAGGTGTTTTTGAGGAAGTGCGAAAAGAAGGCTTCCTGCGCGTCCGCGTGGATGGCATCATTCACACCATTGATGAAAAACTGAAACTTGAGAAAAACAAAAAACATTCCATTGAAGTGGTGGTGGACCGTCTTGTTTTGGAAGGTGATTTTAAAGAACGCCTGACCGAATCTGTTGAACTGTCCTTGAAAATCGGCTCCGGCTTAACCGTTGTTCATGAATTGCCGAAAACGGATCATTTATTCAGCGAACATTTTGCATGTCCCCATTGTGAAGTTTCTATGGAAGAACTTTCGCCCCGGATGTTTTCCTTCAATTCACCTTATGGTGCTTGCCCACATTGTGATGGCCTTGGGTCTCATATGGAAATCGATCCGGAATTGGTAGTTCCAGATAAAACGAAATCTCTGATCCAGGGAGCTATTACCCCATTGGGGGAACAGCCTCGAGGTAATTGGTATGGCAGTATTTTAAAAAGTCTTTCACACCATTATAAATTCAATTTTACCACACCTTGGTGTAAACTAGATCGAGGTATCCGGGAAATGTTATTGAACGGTTCTGGTTCAACAAAATTAAAAATGGAATATTCTTCGGAGCGCTGGAGCGGTACTTATACCGGTGGTTGGGAAGGTACAATCCCGAACTTAATGCGGCGCTATAAACAGACCAAATCCAACCATATTCGTGATTGGATTGAGCAATTTATGAGGATGCGTCCCTGCCCAAAATGTAATGGTTCCCGGTTGAAAGAAGAATCACGGGCGGTGACGATTGGGAATATTAGTTTGGGCGAGTTGTCTGCTTATTCAATTAAAAATACAAAAGAAATATTTGGGTCACTTGAATTGGGAAAAACAGACGCTTTAATTGCCCACCAGATTCTAAAGGAAGTCCAAGAGCGTTTAAGTTTCTTAATTGATGTGGGGTTAGATTATTTGACCTTGGATCGTTCGGCTGCCACCCTTTCCGGCGGAGAAGCACAACGGATTCGATTGGCCACGCAAATCGGCAGTCAATTGGTGGGTGTCTTATACATTTTAGATGAACCATCCATCGGCCTCCACCCTCGTGATAATGGACGGCTTTTGAATTCATTAAAAAAATTAAGAGATTTGGGGAATTCTATAATCGTGGTTGAACATGATAAGGAAACCATGGAATCAGCAGACCAGCTTATTGATTTGGGTCCTGGGGCTGGAGAGCATGGTGGTGAAGTTATTTTTTCCGGTCCGCCACAGAAAATTTTGACCGCAAAAAAATCAGTTACAGGCCAATATCTTTCCGGGAAAAAAGCAATCCCTGTTCCCCAGGAAAGACGCAAAGGGAATGGGAAACAATTGACTGTTGTTGGCGCCACTGGGAATAATTTAAAAAATATTGAAGTATCTTTTCCTTTGGGAAAAATGATTGTTGTCACCGGTGTGAGCGGTTCCGGGAAAAGCACCCTTTTAAATGAAACTGTTTTTTCTGTCCTATCCAAAGAGCTTAATGGCGCCCGGGCATACCCCTTGCCTCATGAGTCTGTGAAAGGGTTGGAATATCTAGATAAAGTAATTGAAATAGATCAAAAGCCAATTGGCCGAACCCCTCGATCAAACCCGGCTACATATACCGGTGTATTTACCTTTATTCGTGATTTGTTTGCCCAACTCCCTGAATCAAAGATACGCGGCTATAAACCGGGGCGGTTTTCTTTTAATGTAAAAGGCGGCCGCTGTGAATCCTGCGAAGGTGACGGTATTATAAAAATTGAAATGAATTTTCTGCCTGATGTTTATGTCACTTGTGAAGTTTGCAAAGGAGCCCGTTATAATCGAGAGACGCTAGAAATAAAATATAAGGGTAAAAATATTGCTGATGTGCTTAGCCTCTCTGTTGAAGAAGCAACGGACTTCTTTAAAAACATCCCCCAAGTAATGAGAAAGCTCGTTACCTTGAATGATGTTGGCCTAGGATACATCCGCCTTGGGCAGCAGGCCACAACTTTATCCGGCGGTGAAGCACAGCGAATAAAATTGGCCACTGAATTATCCCGTGCATCTAAAGACAGAACATTTTACATCTTGGACGAACCGACTACAGGACTCCATTTTGAAGACGTCAATTTGTTGCTGGCCGTTCTCCAAAGATTGGTTGATAACGGGCATACTGTTGTTGTTATTGAACATAACTTGGATGTAATTAAATGTGCCGATTGGATTGTGGATCTGGGGCCTGAAGGCGGCGAAGAGGGGGGCAAACTTATTTTTTCCGGCACCCCGGAAGAATTGGCACGACATAAAGGTTCTTATACGGGATCCTTTTTGAAAAACACATTGAATGGGAAATTGAGTAAAGCATGA
- a CDS encoding YqgE/AlgH family protein: MNSIINHILISMPHMQDPYFNRSVLFMCEHDKDGAMGLIVNKPFKDPTLKQLFETFYDDSNEILNSVEQVYFGGPVLVERGIVLHSGEYNFKDSIKISKDFFISSHKKTLEDILAKKGPKLNRLLLGHAGWTSGQLEREIENGDWLVQETNPNFIFNMPVDKMWEVAISSFSIDIADFSTFGGQA, encoded by the coding sequence ATGAATTCGATTATAAATCACATCCTCATTTCCATGCCGCACATGCAGGATCCCTATTTTAACCGTTCAGTTCTGTTTATGTGCGAACACGATAAGGACGGTGCCATGGGGTTAATCGTCAATAAACCATTCAAGGATCCGACTTTGAAACAATTATTCGAAACATTTTATGATGATTCAAATGAGATTCTCAATTCTGTGGAACAAGTATATTTTGGCGGACCAGTTTTGGTCGAAAGAGGTATAGTTCTGCATAGTGGTGAATATAATTTTAAGGACTCGATTAAGATTTCTAAGGATTTTTTTATTTCAAGCCATAAAAAAACCCTAGAAGATATATTGGCAAAAAAGGGACCAAAATTAAACCGCCTTTTACTCGGTCATGCGGGATGGACCAGTGGACAGTTGGAGCGTGAAATTGAAAATGGCGATTGGCTTGTCCAGGAAACGAATCCGAATTTTATATTTAATATGCCCGTTGATAAGATGTGGGAGGTGGCCATTAGTTCTTTCAGTATCGATATTGCAGATTTTTCAACTTTTGGGGGGCAGGCTTAA